The Anopheles gambiae chromosome 2, idAnoGambNW_F1_1, whole genome shotgun sequence genomic sequence GCTTTGCAATGCCCACTCCAGAGCGGATGTTATCAATGGAAGGTGTGGAACGCAGTGCAATGTCCAGATCGCGCGTTCGGCCCAAAACCACCCCTAGGGAGCTCTTTGACATTGTCGTCGTTAAGCTAATCAGTGCCGTCGAATGGACGGTGGGGAGGGGACGTTTTGCGTCCATACTAAAGCATCTTCTATTTACACCCGGGAGGGAACGGGTTTGAGGTTAGAACAGCTAGTGGTAGCTTCCCGCAATGGGGAGGATGATTGTTGCACTAATCGAACAAATGCGGGGtggctcaaaaaaaaaaaacagatggtTTTGTGACTCATCCGCCCCATGCATTTGGCGACTAACATTGAAGTTGCAATGCGATGTGCGTTTTAGGTTCAACATTCCAAGATGCTGATTATTTTTTCACCCAGAATTGCACTAAATTTACTTCCCAAAATCAACATGCACCAATTCCTCCTACGTCCTATTTTCACGTTTTACATTTACCTACTATGCCTTTACCTCAGCAGTTGGTCCATAGAAACCATAGCATACTACGCATTGCGCAAAAGTTGCTGGATCACCACACAAGTGGCAACGACGTACATCACGGTCAGTGAACGAGTGGGGTGGTTGCCTTGCCCACAGCCAATTTGTTTGCCACCAACCGCAAACCGCAAACCCGAGTGAACTAATTAATTAGTAATAATTGAACTAATTTAACACTTCGACACCCGGAGCCAGCCTCCAGCTGCACGGCACGGAACACGGAAAGAGTGCTAACACTATGTGTACCTCTTTTGCTGTATGTGACAGTGAGTAGCAACGGTGATAGTGGCCAGAGGCGTTGGAAGAAAAGAGATGCCTGCATTTGGTGCAAAATAGATAATAGTTCTCACACAAACAGTAGTAGCAACAACGGAAACCTTCCACAAACTGGGTATTGGAGGAACACAGTACTGAGGTTGATAACTATTTTCTTATCGAAGTGCAATCGGTGACTTACGGCAGTATTTTCAAACACGGTAGGACAGACACACGCGGTTTAATTGTGACAAAACTGTTCAATCGACAATGTATTGGATCTCTAATCCAAGCACTCCTTCCAAGCCGTCGTTCGTTGGCCTCTTCCTTGACActcacttctttttttatcggTATGTAATAGCAGAGGtagatacaaaccacacacacacacacaaacgcacacaacctttctttttttgttagcaagtaaacaaaaccacgcacctcaacattcaatttgcaCACCTATCCTGCGCAGGTCAACCTGCTAGCCCTCGCTCACCCTCGGGTGGCGTTTGCAGTGTACCGATGGCTGTGCGCGCCTGTAATCCGAACCCAACCCAGCGAACTGTAGTGCGCAAGCAGTGTAATCCGCACGAACCGATCCGTCCGAGTGGCTGATTTGAACTGGCTAACGGCCAACCGATCTCGTATTCGCGCACCCTTCGCCCCGATAAGCAGGAGGAAAGCGACCAAAGACGACACGACACGGCGCGGCTGCTGCTCACGTTCTAACTAACtcacgcacaccaccacctACGGGACAGCGCGCTCCGCAAACACGCTTGCTCAGTTCATCGCCGGTGTGGTGTATCGTAGGATGCTGTGGTGTTGTAGCGCTCGGAGGATCGGCCTCTCGCGGGGCCCAATGTACCCAAGTGCCATTTGTAGTAGCTGTCAGTGGGTAATGGGGCAAGAGCTTTGAGAGTTAAACGGTTTGCACCAAAAGCAATAAAGGAAGgtatttctttcttcttcctttatAAACTGAATACAATGGAAAGAATAAAGTGTGTAGCAGAGCAGAAGCGAAGCGTACTCGCGGCGGAAGCGAGATGACAATGGTTATTTATACCTGGCCTGGAACGATACCAAAAAAGCGATCACGGAATTTAGgaaggtgattttttttttaattctttttggTGCTTCTTTTGCGAACACGCTTCTGTACATCGTTTTGAAGCGTGTTTTTAGTCCCATTGTTGTGGAATTTAATTCATATACGCATCTATCTGCATGCAGTGCTGACAGGAAGATGTAaaggagagttttttttatagcacATTCCAAACATTTATCCTTTTATCCAGCCATGTCTACATCCCAAAATTATTGCATAACCGTGGCTGGTTCTATCAGGAACCGATCTGATGACTGCCTTAATCAATCACACTACTGATCGTACATTGAAGATCAGCTGCGATGATAATTGGGCCACTTCAGGTGAAGTGCTTTTTCCGCTCCAATAAATCGCTCTTCCTTTAGTTTATTGTTCGTGTTGCCAATGGGTTATGGGTATCGCTGGAAGATTTAACACCTTAACTTTGAGCCCTTTTACCTGTCTTTTATAGCGACTGAAGGGCCAGTGattatgtatatttatataaaataactACCAATATTCAAACACCAAGGCACAGGTTCACGTGAAACGCTCCACCTCAGTCACGTTCGGACTTTGATAGCACTTCAGGGTAAATAGATGCTTCTTGACAATTCTTGACGAACCGGCGTGCACAGTCACCATAGATTGTAACAGTGAGCAACACTTGAGtagatgctgctgttgcggcaACAAGTTGCCGGCGTTGAGCTCAATCGGATAAGCAAGAATGGTCACCACTCTGATGCTACTCCACTCCTTCACGGGCGACTCCCTTGATTACCGGCCGTACCACCGAGAGTCCTTTTGCTGATCCGATTCCGTTCTGTTAAGTACTATTTTTAGCCTCAAGTTCATCGTGGAGGACTCCATTGGTACCTgcacgcaccgtgcacccatTTTGCCTGCCTTTTCGCTTAATGGTGGTCACAAACCGAATGTGGCACTTGTCAGTCCAGGACTTTAGATTACGAATCGAACGAGCAAATCATAAGTGCAAACTCCTCAAGTGTTGTGACAATGCTAACGAGCAACACCTTGGCGCGTTCGATCGATTGTTGATAAGTGCGCTTTGAAAGCGACGAAGGTAACGAACGTGCGACACTAGAAATGGGAAAGTGATGAGTTCGGTTGTTGGTATCATGTTGTTGTGTGCCTTAATCTATCAGCGATGGTTATGTCAGTTGAAAGGATagttttgtatattttaacGTTCAATAGGAATACATAAAGATTCTGCAATATAAGCAACTTTCAAACACCTaccaaacagaacaaaaaagttTTAGCACAGCAAATTCACCGATTGCttaaaaatcaacacaaaTGAAAGCAGAATAACTATGTTTTTGATAATTCATTTAAAGAATTTTGTTATTGTCATTTAATCAGCATGTAATATatctattataaaaaaaaaggtagtgGCCAATAAAAGGGCCAATCTCATATATATTTTGATCGAAAAGTTACGtacatttttaaatgtaaCATTCATATTAGTATATAATTAGACTTTGGTTAATTTTCTCACATTTTTCTCACACCAACCCTACATTTAACAACATTTTTAGATAGCTTAAACGACCTGCAGAAACATaccataaaaatcaaatttaaatattccaCAAAACCCATTGTTTGTTCCCACCGTGCAGGAGAATGTGATGCGGGTTGCATACCTGCAGGAAAAGTTACACAAATGAGCAACACTTGCCATTTGTAGCTCACATTTAAATTCACAGTGATGGATCTCCgttacaaaattttaatatAAGCAAATGTTGTCACAAAAAAgttgtttcataaatttttttaaacaactttaCCAACCAATTTTGATCTGGTTTTTggtatattatattttttttaagatacaaaaacagaaaacatgtGATTGAAGATGAGATTgagtgcattttgttttgtaaaaaccAACAGCTTATTCGGATTCCAGAAAGAGTTCATTTGAATGTACAACATAAAGGGacaattttttattacatctgtggtttatatatatttatcaCTTCTCTGCGTTTTGATTCTTCTGCAATGCTAACAACTGAGTTTGGATCTATCGCTACATTGTCATTGTGAGGAGGCCCTGCGTGAGGTTTGCTGTATGCTTTCTGCCACTGCTTGTTAGAGCTACTTAAAGAGgtaatttatatttaaaaaaaactcgtttACATTTATTCGCTTCCACGCTCATAAGCGATTAGGACACATTCCGACCATTCCCTTTCCTCCGCAGCTACTGAACACATAGTGTTCCTTGGGAGATAATGCACTGTCACAGCACAGCGAGAGGTGCCGCAATGTCACATCCGAACGGAGGTAAAGAGGAACGGACTGACTGCActattctaaaaaaaaatgctaccaTAGCTCATTCCCCATCCCACACAAACGCCAGCCTAGTGCTTGCCATTCTCAACACCCGCCGCACCGTTGGCAGCCGTCTGACGTTTGCCAAAGTTTTCCCCATCCTCCAGCGTCTCGGGCAGCGGATGGCCTTGCGTTTCGGGTAGGAAAAAGACGCAGAACGCACCGACCAGCGGTACCAGCCCGAAGATGCACGGTGGCAGCCAGTACGCAATCGAGCCCATGCCCGCCACGAACGGTGCAATCATCGAGCCGAACCGCGCAATCATCGATGCCGTACCGATGCCCACATTGCGCACCACGGTCGGGAACAGCTCGCCCGCGTACAGATAAACGGTGGGGAAGCTGATGCTCATGCCGATCAGCCCGACCGAGGCGAGGCCCACGTTCAGTGCGCTGGCCGAGCTGGGTACGAACGCGATCGCCAGCATGGAGATGCCTGTCAGCGTGTTCGAGAAGATGAGCGTCTTCTTGCGCCCGTACGCCTTCATCATGTAGATGCACAGCAGCGTGCCGGGCAGCTCGAGGGCCGCACTGATCGCCACGTTCGTGTAGATATCGCCACCGGCATGCCCGATGTACTGGGCCACACCGAAGAACGCCAGCCCGCACACGAACCAGTTGAAGCACATGTACAGCGTTTTGGCGCGCATGTTGGGCGTGCGGAACAGATCGAGCACGTTGCCCTTCGACGCGTTTGCCGATGCGTTGCGCGTCTTCTCCTTCGCGTACTGCTCGATGTCGTTGCGGATGGTGTCGGTCGGCAGGTTGTTACGTTTGGCCGCCTGCTCCAGCACCGTGACCGCACCGTCCACATTGCCCGACGTAAACAGGTAGCGGGGCGATTCCGGCACCAGCCAGTAGTACGACAGCATCAGCACGGAGAAGATCGACAGGGCGAACTGCAGCTGGCGCCACTCGCGCAGGAAGTAGGCGAAACCGGCCAGCGTCAGATGGCCCAGGTTGAACGGgatctggtagagcacggagAACAGTTCGCGCCACTTCGGACCGATGATCTCCATCACGAGAACGAAGCTGGAAATGGGGAAAAGGAACGGTTCCGTTAAGAACTGTCTCACTGTGCACGACGGACTAGAAGATCTTCAGCAATCGAGCTACAACACTAACCTCGTTACCATAGTGCCGCCAGTGGCCACGGCCGTAAGAAAACGCAGCACCACAAACACCCAGAACGAACCGATAACAGCAGCGCCAACACCCGTCACCAGCTGAATGATGACCGCAATCACCAACGGTGGTCTTCGTCCATATCTGCAAAACGATGGAATCGAAAGTTTTTTGTAAGGAAAAGCCGTGTACTGCACGATCCGCAGGGTGCGATTCGCATCCCACCGACGATACATACTTGTCTGCCAGCGATCCGAAGACGACCCCACCGACCAGAATGCCAAACATGAAGATGGTTTGCGAGAGCTTGACCAGGTTTGCGTTACCGCACACCAGATCCCACTCGCTGGTAAGGGTCGTCGCGAAGGTGCTGTTGTCGTACGTCCAGCTCGTACAGCCGGCATCGCACCGGTCGAGCGATGGGTCCGACGCACAGGTGTAGTTGACGGACGGGCCCAGGAAGATGATGCTCATCTGATGCCAGGCAACGGGGAATTTGAGCGGAAAGACGACGGCACAGACCAGTATGTGCCACCAGCCGAGCTGGCCCATCGCCCGCTGTATCGGGTCGAGGCTCCATTTCCTGTCCGACTCCTCCTTCTTGGCAGCGACTGTTGGGaagtgaagaagaagatgttgaAATTTTGCATCAATTGTTGATCGTGCTGATAAGTATGGCATATTTTTGGGTAGTGAAAAAAGAAGAGCATAAAGTCTACCCCATGAAGTCACAACCAAATGTAACAATCGATCGACCCTTCTGCGCCTGCAGTCAACGTGAGCGTGTGCTCTCCGCCACCAACGTTTGCACCAAGTTCGTAAATTGGATAGCGTTTGATGTGGAGGAGATAAATTCACCGGTCCATTATTTGATGCTCTCCCGCCGCCGACGGTTCATCGTTCAATCAATCACAAGGCCACCGTCATTCAACGGTACAATGTATATAAACCCCGCCATACCAAGCTAAATGGTGGGGCACGTGCGGCTCTTTCGGCGAGAACGATCGCGCTGGCATGCGCACCACCCCCGGTGTGGTATTCGGAAATTAGTTTGGCGATCGTACTACCGGCTACGCTTGATCGCAAGCattaaaatgtatgaattatCGCACCACTTGCCGAGCTTGCGGCTTGCTGTGAGTCATCCGTTTTATGGTGGCAAAAATCGAAGCTACACTGCAACGGCTAGTAAATTAGCAGACTGCTGTCAATTTCAACCCTCGTCATCGGGTTGGCTTGGGCTGGAGTCAAAGGCTGCCAATTGGGGATTGTACAGTTCGAGCCGCCcaattttttttggtgtttcgTTACACTCCATTGCGGAATGGAGCTACACCACGAAcaggttttcttttcttttccattcacGGTGGCCACAAGAACAGGAACAAAGCTCAAACACTCTGCGgaatttatgaatttttaaacaatttatagAACTgattcttttttcgttttggaaAACCCCGCCTGACAAAAAAAGCGCTGCTTGGGTCATTTTTAGATCAAACGATACCACACGCTCGGGTGCAACTGGTTTAGCTTCAAATGTCATACCCGCGCCGGAGGTTCGCCTTCTTTTTCTCGCGGGGCTTATCCCGCGATGGGCGGGATGCAAAGGCGTTAATTGGCGAAGCGAAACAAGGCCATTGCCAAAAGCTTCTTTCGAGCTGCTCTTTGGGACCTTCTCGCATCAGCCCGCTTCAAATGCTCACATTGGAGCAGATCGGGCTTAGAGTGTCATACGGccgtcaacaacaaaaaaaaaaatacttcaaatgTACATTTCACATTCGATCgtgaatgattattttttacacatagacatgtttttttttcttctttcaaacTAACGCATCGCAATCACAGTTGCTGCCACCATTGGCAAAGGCGGCAAAGTGTTAATATTTGCGGTCAATATTATCAAACGCTCTCCGGCACGCATTACAAGTGATCGTAGCTGATCGTACAATCGCTtgtttgaagaagaagaaaaaaaaacacccggaAACGAGGAATCTGCACGGAAAGTGCTGGGCGGAATATTCAATCCACCATCATCAATCATCGATCAAACGAGCACGTGATCGTGTCAGCAAATTGCAACGGTAAATATGCGCCTACCTAAGTGGTACTTTCACCACCGTGGCACAGCCTCGGGAAGGGTCTAGCGGTGACCAACCGGGTAGATCCGGTAGCGCAATAATTTTTGATTAATGAACCAAGTGACCGAGCAAAGCGGtaaagttatttatttttgtcatCGTGTGCATGAACAGTGATCGTGCTTAGTTTATCTTCTCGGATCTCCAATTTTGCTATGCTTACTTAAGCTTAAATGCCTCTTACCACTTTACCTTCCCAATAGTTTGCATAATAGTTGCATAATAGTTGCAAAACGCTAGTGTTGGAAGTGAAATTCCAATCAAAATCAATCTAAAATGAACCATTTTCACACAGAAATGGCATCAATTAATAGGAGACTCACAGCCGGCCGAGCCGCCCGGCTCCTCCAACAAAGCAAATTAACAAAACGATGCACTCATCCGCTtggtcacttttttttttcattccactATATCTCAACCCCATCGCACCCAAGTGAAATCAAGCATGGTCCACAAAAATTGATTACTTTTGCGCTTTATCCCCATTCCGGTTTGTCTCACCGTGTGGCGTCGACCCATGCGTTATCCGATTATGCTTTGCGCGTATGCTTTAACGCTGCTCTTCATACTGCATCCCTTTCAACTGTGCTTGAACGAAGCGAAAGCAGATGGCCGAAACATATGTAATACATGTGTCAAATAAATTGTCTACATGcgagagcaacaacaacaaaaaattgaattaatccCTCCGAACGTTTTGCAAAGGGGGGAGAAGgtcaagataaaaaaaaaacgctttacAAAGCTGCTGGCATGCCCTCCGCTCTCGTGGGTCATCGGGTCAGGCGATGGTGTGCTGGTTGGATAACCTCCATCACGATACGACGACACGCGACGACGCACGGGAGATTAATTCATACAGAAAAACCGTTTAACCGCATGTAATCTTCCAGCGCAGAGTGTAACGGGTGGAAtggtgtgcacacacacacacacagaatgcCAACATCATTGCACATAGGATAAATTGTAAagcaaaacccaaaaaaaaacactggcTCTTATAAAATTGGCAAAAGTCACGCACCGAACCGAACCAGTCCGATTCGCAAATTGTATTTTAgcctcaaaaactcaaaaactccACTTCAAATCCACAATCGAGCACCTTGGCCCGTGGTTTTCGAGTGGAAGGGGAAGGCTTTGTACCGTGCCGTATGTGTCACAGCGTCGTCTTGGGCGAGTTTTTAAACATGTTGTCCCAATCACGCTGCCGGCACAGCATGACACGCTAAAGCAAtggaatgatgtttttttccttctccttctctctcctttccccccccccaaaccaGCTGTTCGTTTACAGCTTCATTTTTTATGCTGT encodes the following:
- the LOC1272911 gene encoding organic cation transporter protein isoform X1 translates to MADKTNPDQGMELEHQSERDAQAAKVAAKKEESDRKWSLDPIQRAMGQLGWWHILVCAVVFPLKFPVAWHQMSIIFLGPSVNYTCASDPSLDRCDAGCTSWTYDNSTFATTLTSEWDLVCGNANLVKLSQTIFMFGILVGGVVFGSLADKYGRRPPLVIAVIIQLVTGVGAAVIGSFWVFVVLRFLTAVATGGTMVTSFVLVMEIIGPKWRELFSVLYQIPFNLGHLTLAGFAYFLREWRQLQFALSIFSVLMLSYYWLVPESPRYLFTSGNVDGAVTVLEQAAKRNNLPTDTIRNDIEQYAKEKTRNASANASKGNVLDLFRTPNMRAKTLYMCFNWFVCGLAFFGVAQYIGHAGGDIYTNVAISAALELPGTLLCIYMMKAYGRKKTLIFSNTLTGISMLAIAFVPSSASALNVGLASVGLIGMSISFPTVYLYAGELFPTVVRNVGIGTASMIARFGSMIAPFVAGMGSIAYWLPPCIFGLVPLVGAFCVFFLPETQGHPLPETLEDGENFGKRQTAANGAAGVENGKH
- the LOC1272911 gene encoding organic cation transporter protein isoform X2 — encoded protein: MKFAAKKEESDRKWSLDPIQRAMGQLGWWHILVCAVVFPLKFPVAWHQMSIIFLGPSVNYTCASDPSLDRCDAGCTSWTYDNSTFATTLTSEWDLVCGNANLVKLSQTIFMFGILVGGVVFGSLADKYGRRPPLVIAVIIQLVTGVGAAVIGSFWVFVVLRFLTAVATGGTMVTSFVLVMEIIGPKWRELFSVLYQIPFNLGHLTLAGFAYFLREWRQLQFALSIFSVLMLSYYWLVPESPRYLFTSGNVDGAVTVLEQAAKRNNLPTDTIRNDIEQYAKEKTRNASANASKGNVLDLFRTPNMRAKTLYMCFNWFVCGLAFFGVAQYIGHAGGDIYTNVAISAALELPGTLLCIYMMKAYGRKKTLIFSNTLTGISMLAIAFVPSSASALNVGLASVGLIGMSISFPTVYLYAGELFPTVVRNVGIGTASMIARFGSMIAPFVAGMGSIAYWLPPCIFGLVPLVGAFCVFFLPETQGHPLPETLEDGENFGKRQTAANGAAGVENGKH